The following proteins come from a genomic window of Leptospira barantonii:
- a CDS encoding protein meaA, which yields MENKDHILYDKTGKPSKEPAWIFRTYAGHTNARESNELFRKNLSKGQTGLSIAFDLATQCGYSSDHPVARPEIGKVGVPINTLEDFRILFNQIPIEEMNTSMTINGTSMYLLSLYVALAHERGVDVSLLQGTTQNDIIKEYLARGTYIFPPAQSIRVIVDMYEYSLKNIPKWNPSNICSYHLQEAGATPVQELAFALATAMAILDAIKERNCFTEDEFEQCVGRISFFVNAGIRFVEEMCKMRAFTDMWEEITINRYHVKQEKYRRFRYGVQVNSLGLTEEQPENNAWRILIEALGVTMSRDARCRALQLPAWNEALSLPRPWDQQWSLRLQQVLAYETDLLEYPDLFEGSKVVESKVKELKEEAYKEIQKILDMGGAIKAIENGYMKSQLVKSQAERLAKINNNELVIVGKNKWTEGTPSPLMTDQDGGVFKVDPKSAEETLEVLAKVKGARDANKVKAALETLEADAKAGKNLMQASIECAKAGISTGEWADVLRSVFGEYRPATGVEGQKLNLETDKVVRVRGKVEAFLKANGSRPKIVVSKPGLDGHSNGAEMIAVSAKHAGFDVIYSGIRLTPEEIVQTAVEENADVIGVSILSGSHLELAEQIFSELKHYKADIPVVFGGIIPPSDFDALTKLGVKAIFTPKDYDLMDVMERIIDIISKTIKAA from the coding sequence ATGGAAAACAAAGATCATATCCTTTACGACAAAACCGGAAAACCATCCAAAGAACCGGCCTGGATCTTCAGAACCTACGCGGGACACACAAACGCGAGAGAATCCAACGAACTTTTTAGAAAAAACCTCTCCAAGGGACAAACGGGACTTTCCATCGCGTTCGACCTTGCAACCCAGTGCGGTTACAGCTCCGATCACCCGGTCGCAAGACCCGAAATCGGGAAAGTCGGCGTTCCGATCAACACCCTGGAGGATTTCAGAATCCTATTCAATCAGATCCCGATCGAAGAAATGAACACTTCGATGACGATCAACGGGACTTCTATGTATCTTTTGTCCCTCTACGTGGCCCTCGCCCATGAGCGCGGAGTGGACGTTTCCCTTCTTCAAGGAACCACCCAAAACGACATCATCAAAGAATACCTCGCAAGAGGAACTTACATCTTTCCACCGGCTCAATCGATCCGAGTGATCGTGGACATGTACGAATACAGCTTGAAAAATATTCCGAAATGGAACCCGTCTAACATCTGTTCGTATCACTTGCAGGAAGCCGGAGCGACTCCGGTGCAGGAACTTGCGTTCGCACTCGCGACCGCGATGGCCATCCTCGACGCGATTAAGGAAAGAAATTGTTTCACCGAAGACGAGTTCGAACAGTGTGTGGGAAGAATTTCTTTCTTCGTAAACGCGGGAATTCGTTTTGTGGAAGAGATGTGCAAGATGCGCGCTTTCACGGATATGTGGGAAGAAATCACGATCAATCGTTATCACGTAAAACAGGAAAAATACCGTCGTTTCCGTTACGGGGTTCAAGTGAACTCTCTCGGTCTTACCGAAGAACAACCCGAAAACAACGCGTGGAGAATTCTCATCGAAGCGTTAGGCGTCACCATGAGCCGCGACGCTCGTTGTAGAGCGCTTCAACTTCCGGCTTGGAACGAAGCGCTTTCACTTCCAAGACCTTGGGATCAACAGTGGTCCTTGAGATTACAACAGGTTCTCGCGTATGAAACCGATCTTCTCGAGTATCCCGATCTATTCGAAGGTTCTAAGGTAGTAGAGAGTAAGGTAAAAGAACTCAAAGAAGAAGCTTACAAAGAGATTCAGAAGATTCTCGACATGGGCGGAGCGATCAAGGCGATCGAAAACGGCTACATGAAATCTCAGCTCGTGAAATCCCAAGCGGAACGTCTCGCGAAGATCAACAACAACGAACTCGTCATCGTAGGAAAGAACAAGTGGACCGAAGGAACTCCTTCTCCTCTTATGACCGATCAAGACGGAGGAGTTTTTAAAGTGGATCCTAAGTCCGCGGAGGAAACCCTCGAAGTACTTGCGAAAGTAAAAGGCGCACGGGACGCAAACAAGGTTAAGGCCGCGCTTGAAACTCTCGAAGCCGACGCAAAAGCGGGTAAGAATTTAATGCAAGCATCCATCGAGTGCGCGAAAGCCGGAATCTCCACGGGAGAATGGGCGGACGTACTCAGATCCGTTTTCGGTGAATACAGACCCGCAACCGGAGTCGAAGGACAAAAACTCAATCTCGAAACCGATAAGGTAGTTCGTGTGAGAGGAAAGGTTGAAGCATTCTTAAAAGCGAACGGTTCCAGACCGAAGATCGTAGTCAGCAAACCGGGGTTAGACGGACATTCCAACGGAGCCGAGATGATCGCGGTTTCCGCAAAACACGCGGGCTTCGACGTGATCTATTCCGGAATTCGTTTAACGCCCGAAGAAATCGTTCAAACCGCAGTGGAAGAAAACGCGGACGTGATCGGAGTTTCTATTCTTTCCGGTTCACATCTCGAACTCGCGGAACAAATCTTCTCGGAACTCAAACACTACAAAGCGGATATCCCCGTCGTATTCGGAGGAATTATACCTCCATCCGACTTCGATGCGCTTACAAAACTCGGTGTGAAGGCGATCTTTACTCCGAAAGATTACGATTTGATGGACGTGATGGAAAGAATCATCGACATCATCTCGAAAACGATCAAAGCCGCATAA
- a CDS encoding protein kinase, translated as MKHKEELADLIEGAREGEKFPLAKLISGVERSDSFQFRKNLFETLAERGLNGNDSLTVGFTGTPGAGKSSLLGELATQFLKADNGETMAIVAIDPSSHISGGSLLGDRTRLSLPAREKRIYFRSQPSQLELGGVNPYTYHVIRLLRCFFRYVFIETVGIGQNEIEVSKLTDLSFLVLQPLGGDQVQFMKSGIMEVPDSFILNKCDEEVLANSSYHMLITTLEFLKDIMPGKNLPPVFKTSTKTKQGIPELLDYIRNAKPNSDRSKETDLQLKKWIKNEYGNFGLKIVENLPYSASSNFETLEGLALQEIRKNLKS; from the coding sequence GTGAAACACAAAGAAGAACTCGCGGATCTCATCGAAGGCGCGCGGGAGGGAGAAAAATTTCCTCTCGCAAAGCTCATCTCCGGTGTGGAAAGATCGGATTCTTTTCAATTTAGAAAGAATCTTTTTGAAACTCTCGCAGAACGCGGTCTGAACGGTAACGATTCCCTTACGGTCGGGTTCACCGGAACTCCGGGCGCGGGTAAATCTTCTCTGCTCGGAGAACTCGCGACTCAATTTTTAAAAGCCGATAACGGAGAAACGATGGCCATCGTAGCCATCGATCCTTCCAGTCATATCTCCGGAGGTTCGTTGCTCGGCGACCGAACCCGTTTGTCTCTTCCCGCAAGAGAAAAAAGAATCTACTTTCGTTCCCAACCGAGCCAACTCGAACTCGGAGGAGTGAATCCGTATACGTATCACGTAATCCGTTTGCTTCGTTGTTTTTTTAGATACGTATTTATCGAAACCGTGGGAATCGGCCAGAACGAAATCGAGGTTTCCAAACTTACGGATCTTTCCTTTCTCGTTTTACAACCGTTAGGCGGGGACCAGGTTCAATTTATGAAAAGCGGAATCATGGAAGTTCCGGATTCTTTTATCTTGAACAAATGCGACGAAGAAGTTCTCGCCAACTCCAGTTATCACATGTTGATCACCACTCTGGAATTTCTAAAAGACATTATGCCGGGGAAGAATCTTCCTCCCGTTTTCAAAACCTCCACCAAAACCAAACAAGGTATCCCAGAACTTTTGGATTATATCCGAAACGCGAAACCGAACTCGGACCGTTCCAAAGAAACCGATCTGCAACTTAAGAAGTGGATCAAAAACGAATATGGCAATTTCGGTTTAAAGATCGTGGAAAACCTTCCCTACTCCGCTTCCTCCAACTTCGAAACTCTGGAAGGACTCGCTCTTCAAGAAATTCGAAAGAATTTAAAATCGTAA
- a CDS encoding SH3 domain-containing protein: MNYRKTINYAFIFIFSLNCKIPMEEQGYVIAPNGLYLRVNSNTNSDKLMLIPKDEFFTILAKSDISETIENTKAPWWKIKYLNQTGWIFSGFAKILDQSFYDKRNSLYKGDPFIKEEFYNELRSYFNKTGKNHCQLNFISEDFLSGDGDDVFYEVYSIEINTIIDTIAILSKYSSFSVRVTDIKRNSEEIQIYFSSDSYVNRDGTSVMKWFLNSKRKEFNWGKKKTGSNNWDDFNYRAYEEKNYVCNSHLKSWLYPFLK; the protein is encoded by the coding sequence ATGAACTACAGGAAAACTATAAACTACGCTTTCATATTTATTTTTTCGTTAAATTGTAAAATCCCAATGGAGGAGCAAGGATACGTAATTGCACCTAATGGATTATATTTAAGAGTGAATTCTAATACTAATTCTGATAAACTAATGCTTATTCCGAAAGACGAGTTCTTTACGATTCTTGCTAAAAGTGATATTTCTGAAACAATAGAAAATACGAAAGCCCCATGGTGGAAAATTAAATATTTAAATCAGACTGGATGGATATTTAGTGGCTTTGCTAAAATTCTTGATCAAAGTTTTTATGACAAACGCAACTCATTATATAAAGGTGATCCCTTTATTAAAGAGGAATTCTATAATGAGTTACGATCTTATTTCAATAAGACTGGGAAGAATCATTGCCAATTAAATTTTATTTCGGAAGATTTCTTGAGTGGGGACGGGGACGATGTTTTTTACGAAGTTTACTCAATTGAAATCAATACTATCATAGATACAATCGCTATATTGAGTAAATATAGTAGTTTTAGCGTAAGAGTTACGGATATAAAAAGAAACTCTGAAGAAATTCAAATTTATTTCTCGAGCGATAGCTATGTAAATAGAGATGGAACTTCCGTGATGAAATGGTTTCTGAATAGCAAAAGAAAAGAATTTAATTGGGGCAAAAAGAAAACCGGTTCTAATAACTGGGATGATTTTAATTATAGGGCGTATGAGGAAAAAAATTACGTTTGTAATTCACATTTGAAGTCTTGGCTATACCCATTTCTTAAATAA
- a CDS encoding tetratricopeptide repeat protein has product MKNLYLIILIFWSTVVYGTSNEFENLFLEGKYSEAAKYARIKAKSEPEYLLFAGIAHQLADEYANSNAALNYFKNMQIPLSNVKKIAETQFSKRNHYRKDLLFGVSSLVGFALDEKDSLYYFNEAFTKNGNDPNTLNYLSFLEAGRGNYIASIKYADDGIKFRPSFGDLYGNKAFALFKIGKKDEVIQTLLDCFKNCTVISDNVMYSFVDLACEPVFNSISPNGQMAVIKVPSISNSKIYDQLSELSTTSPNNYLRVVGHFISMKEHRQFTNKLNNVKVSGSLQDYLLYLRSMIAYYAGDSEYFQKNIIKIKNLKNLTYKQVYEIGFILSEMKLYDESLVFYKKSLEMTDYLDHDQRLPTLSNIGNMYLIKKDYPMAQKYLSEALSLYSEDFISNLNIGVTYYWLNNKNSSLEHLKKAKTLMPDIGYLEYVEQWIVKAESL; this is encoded by the coding sequence ATGAAGAATTTATATCTAATAATATTAATATTTTGGTCCACTGTAGTATACGGGACTTCTAATGAGTTTGAAAATCTTTTTCTTGAAGGTAAATATTCTGAAGCAGCTAAGTATGCGAGAATTAAAGCGAAATCCGAACCCGAATATCTTTTGTTTGCAGGAATTGCTCATCAGCTTGCAGATGAATATGCTAATTCAAATGCAGCTTTAAATTATTTCAAAAATATGCAAATACCTTTATCCAATGTGAAGAAAATAGCGGAGACCCAATTTTCAAAGCGTAATCATTATCGTAAAGATTTGCTTTTTGGCGTTTCAAGTTTAGTCGGTTTCGCTTTAGATGAAAAAGATTCTTTATATTACTTTAACGAAGCTTTTACGAAAAACGGGAATGATCCTAATACACTAAATTATTTATCGTTTTTGGAAGCTGGTAGAGGCAACTACATTGCTTCGATCAAGTATGCTGACGATGGTATTAAGTTCCGACCTTCGTTTGGTGATCTTTATGGCAATAAGGCATTTGCCCTCTTCAAAATTGGAAAAAAAGATGAGGTAATTCAGACTCTTTTAGATTGTTTCAAAAATTGCACAGTTATTTCAGATAACGTAATGTATAGTTTCGTTGATTTGGCCTGTGAACCTGTATTTAACTCCATTTCTCCAAATGGACAAATGGCTGTAATCAAAGTCCCATCAATTTCCAATTCCAAAATTTACGATCAACTTTCAGAATTATCAACAACTTCTCCTAACAATTATCTGAGGGTTGTCGGCCATTTCATTAGCATGAAAGAACATCGGCAATTCACAAATAAATTAAATAATGTTAAGGTCTCAGGATCATTGCAAGATTATTTGTTATATCTAAGATCGATGATAGCATACTATGCGGGGGACTCTGAATATTTTCAGAAGAACATCATTAAAATCAAGAATCTTAAAAATTTAACATACAAGCAAGTTTATGAAATCGGATTTATATTGAGCGAAATGAAATTGTATGATGAATCTTTGGTGTTTTATAAAAAATCATTAGAAATGACTGATTATTTAGACCACGACCAGAGGCTACCTACTTTATCCAACATAGGGAATATGTATTTGATAAAAAAGGATTATCCGATGGCTCAGAAATACCTTTCTGAAGCATTGTCTCTTTATTCCGAGGATTTCATTTCGAATTTGAATATCGGAGTCACTTACTATTGGTTAAATAATAAAAATTCTTCATTAGAACACTTAAAAAAAGCCAAAACGCTTATGCCTGATATAGGATATTTGGAATATGTAGAGCAGTGGATAGTAAAAGCAGAATCGCTCTGA
- a CDS encoding class I SAM-dependent methyltransferase, whose product MTKNSNSDSELDEESTVGANGLPFETAYWRDIYGSGTDVDATFNAKEHARYAKSILNLMEIPVNSIADFGFGKAILLKEMVKIFKPGRVLAIDPSEQMLDELLAQKWIRAWNMSVLNTTVQDLDLSYFVHLPFDLGICNSVVQYIDGDLRPVFEKLHKIVKYLYFSVPTKADYIRMKKDIYFEDPYAHVRTKKQYLKMIEPYFRRVGFNLLESRLIGEASRFTDEMFIE is encoded by the coding sequence ATCACAAAGAATTCAAATTCCGATTCGGAACTCGACGAAGAATCGACGGTAGGCGCCAACGGTCTTCCGTTTGAAACCGCATATTGGAGGGACATCTACGGTTCGGGTACGGACGTGGATGCTACTTTCAACGCGAAAGAACATGCGCGTTATGCGAAATCGATTCTGAATCTGATGGAAATTCCGGTAAACTCGATCGCCGACTTCGGCTTCGGTAAGGCCATTCTTCTTAAGGAAATGGTGAAAATTTTTAAACCCGGAAGAGTTCTCGCGATCGATCCTTCGGAGCAGATGCTCGACGAACTTCTCGCGCAAAAATGGATTCGAGCTTGGAACATGTCCGTGTTGAATACCACCGTTCAGGATTTGGATCTTTCTTATTTTGTTCATCTTCCGTTCGATCTTGGAATTTGCAACTCGGTGGTTCAATACATCGACGGCGATCTTCGTCCGGTCTTTGAGAAACTTCATAAAATCGTTAAGTATCTTTATTTCTCCGTTCCTACCAAGGCCGATTACATTCGTATGAAGAAGGATATTTATTTTGAAGATCCTTACGCGCACGTTCGGACCAAAAAACAATATCTCAAGATGATCGAACCTTATTTCAGAAGAGTCGGGTTTAATCTTTTGGAAAGTAGGTTGATCGGCGAGGCTTCTCGTTTTACCGATGAGATGTTTATCGAGTAG
- a CDS encoding transglutaminase-like domain-containing protein, translating to MEQDDYSGLVPPNADEKVRSFQGALIAGNWVLWPAILPGANDKESHGILFRNLKNGEAKRIDLGEPVRGLAWDRENELVYARLKKEIAVIAPSTLEIKKRIPFVQTNSGWTSIGIVQGKLFSIQGNTFSFYDKDSGSEIENKELPVSNVSNAYVCSDKEVFLWYSEGEFNLHSYNPILNSIKDHLSVRIDSKSAPKLACKTGGQSRSNPIGFVLMDPEKSYYKNMIRIGDQLYSVSKENQILKGNLSYRFSPKIDKIVYTASIAAKEKDSPETEIAIVIPPKETAYQILSEEVFSKNGIFQEDAQNNRTLIVKVPALSAGQSWTEVVYSAKLTRFNLDSGLSDFKTSWDDWKVSKEWKQFLEDKPVYKIEDPGIVSVRDQLKADSNNVEGYIQAVYKHITKNLVYKQDGRFDPAPVVLQNGHGSCTEHSYAQIALLRSAGIPARLAWNWLPVSPKPELNHKIAEVWHPSFGWIPMEPLSYPRVRAGLTHAKHIIFAVLNSPSHSIVKGGDVLIGFTKPSGGASRSLNIDLLPDDSVASRNLSIENPILEDSFPKVKPIRNKILDKDDVRSVE from the coding sequence GTGGAACAAGACGATTATTCTGGGTTGGTTCCGCCGAACGCGGATGAAAAGGTCCGCAGTTTTCAAGGCGCATTGATCGCGGGGAATTGGGTTTTATGGCCTGCAATTCTTCCGGGTGCGAACGATAAGGAAAGCCACGGTATTCTTTTTAGAAATCTAAAAAACGGAGAAGCAAAACGAATCGATTTGGGAGAACCGGTGCGCGGTTTGGCATGGGATCGCGAGAACGAACTCGTCTATGCAAGACTTAAGAAAGAAATCGCGGTGATCGCACCCTCTACGCTTGAAATCAAAAAAAGAATTCCTTTTGTGCAGACGAACAGCGGCTGGACTTCGATCGGAATCGTTCAGGGAAAACTTTTTTCGATCCAAGGAAACACATTCTCTTTTTATGATAAAGATTCCGGCTCCGAAATCGAAAACAAGGAACTTCCCGTTTCGAATGTTTCGAACGCCTATGTATGTTCGGATAAGGAAGTTTTTCTTTGGTATTCCGAAGGAGAATTCAATCTCCATTCTTACAATCCGATTTTAAATTCGATCAAGGATCATCTTTCGGTTCGTATCGATTCCAAGTCGGCTCCGAAACTCGCGTGTAAGACGGGTGGCCAAAGTCGTTCGAACCCGATCGGGTTCGTTTTGATGGATCCTGAAAAATCGTATTATAAAAATATGATACGGATCGGAGACCAACTGTATTCGGTTTCAAAGGAGAATCAGATCCTCAAGGGAAATCTGAGTTATCGTTTTTCTCCCAAAATCGACAAGATCGTTTATACCGCTTCGATCGCCGCAAAGGAAAAGGATTCTCCGGAAACGGAAATCGCGATCGTGATTCCGCCCAAAGAAACGGCGTATCAAATTCTCAGCGAAGAAGTATTTTCAAAAAACGGAATATTCCAAGAGGACGCTCAGAACAACAGAACCTTGATCGTAAAAGTTCCTGCTCTTTCCGCGGGTCAATCTTGGACCGAGGTCGTATATTCCGCAAAACTCACACGTTTCAACTTGGATTCGGGACTTTCGGATTTCAAAACGTCCTGGGACGACTGGAAAGTTTCCAAAGAATGGAAACAATTTTTGGAGGACAAACCCGTTTATAAAATCGAAGATCCGGGTATCGTTTCCGTTCGGGATCAACTCAAAGCGGATTCGAATAACGTCGAAGGTTATATCCAAGCGGTTTACAAACATATCACCAAGAACTTGGTATATAAACAGGACGGGAGATTCGATCCGGCTCCGGTCGTTTTACAGAACGGTCACGGTTCTTGTACGGAACACAGCTACGCGCAGATCGCATTACTTCGAAGCGCGGGGATTCCCGCAAGGCTCGCTTGGAATTGGCTCCCGGTCAGCCCAAAACCGGAATTGAATCATAAGATCGCGGAGGTTTGGCATCCTTCCTTCGGATGGATTCCGATGGAACCGCTTTCGTATCCGAGAGTTAGAGCGGGTCTTACACATGCAAAACACATTATATTCGCAGTTTTGAATTCTCCATCGCATTCGATCGTAAAAGGCGGGGACGTTCTGATCGGTTTTACAAAACCTTCCGGCGGAGCTTCTCGTTCCTTGAATATCGATCTTCTTCCCGACGATTCGGTCGCGTCCCGCAATCTTTCTATCGAGAATCCGATCTTGGAGGATTCTTTCCCGAAAGTAAAACCGATTCGAAATAAGATCTTGGATAAGGACGACGTTCGAAGCGTGGAATAA
- a CDS encoding M23 family metallopeptidase, which yields MKKYLILMLLLFVQAGRINSSDDNYSVELDGLWKLNIESENSYKDKNYSPLYLRFLTNKNNTKYALILNSAYADFIATDLSVNCGELYICTIKNSKNSELLRFYVRNPKTIEIKYSLSDGENSLIELGSQFVRMDDKIRELYGSVVPITKDTTGSIYTRGLRMKVEKSPDIPTVSDGVIAFLDKNPKGYGGIVMVDHGGGVKSIYGPLDSIEVEEGDKVSKGQVLGKVGTSVKWPISNAKVLYYIIFSNSKYNHPFDPTAQLEDPLKFDWRKVEQKKK from the coding sequence ATGAAAAAGTATTTAATCTTAATGCTATTGTTGTTTGTTCAGGCAGGGCGAATAAATAGCTCTGATGACAACTATTCTGTAGAATTAGACGGGCTTTGGAAACTTAATATAGAATCAGAGAATAGCTATAAGGATAAAAATTATTCACCGCTTTATCTTCGGTTTCTAACAAATAAGAATAATACCAAGTATGCTCTAATTCTAAACTCGGCTTATGCGGACTTTATTGCGACCGATCTAAGTGTAAACTGTGGTGAATTATATATATGCACAATTAAGAATTCGAAGAATTCAGAGCTTCTAAGATTCTACGTTAGAAATCCAAAAACAATAGAAATAAAATACAGCTTATCCGATGGAGAAAATTCTCTGATCGAATTAGGTTCGCAGTTTGTCAGAATGGACGATAAGATTCGAGAGTTATACGGAAGTGTCGTTCCGATTACTAAAGATACAACCGGATCCATCTATACAAGAGGATTGAGAATGAAAGTTGAAAAAAGTCCGGATATACCGACTGTAAGCGACGGAGTGATCGCTTTCCTTGATAAAAATCCGAAAGGATATGGCGGTATAGTAATGGTGGATCATGGAGGCGGAGTAAAATCAATTTACGGTCCTCTTGATTCTATTGAAGTAGAAGAGGGTGATAAGGTCTCTAAAGGTCAAGTTCTTGGAAAAGTAGGAACATCGGTAAAATGGCCTATTTCTAATGCTAAAGTTTTATACTATATTATTTTTTCAAATTCGAAGTATAATCACCCGTTCGATCCAACGGCTCAACTTGAAGATCCGCTAAAATTCGATTGGCGGAAAGTTGAGCAAAAAAAGAAATGA